The Streptomyces sp. NBC_00435 nucleotide sequence CGACCGGGTCCCGGAGGAGAGGATCGAGACCGGGGCGCGCCACCCGAGGGGCAATCCCGACTGGCCGCTCGTCGGCATCTTCGCCCAGCGCGGCAAGAACCGGCCGAACCGGCTGGGCCTCTCCCGCTGCCGTCTGGTGAAGGTGGACGGGCTGGCGGTCGACGGACCGGAGCTGCACGTGGAGGGCCTGGACGCGGTCTCGGGCACTCCGGTGCTCGATCTCAAGCCGTACATGACGGAATTCGGCC carries:
- a CDS encoding SAM-dependent methyltransferase is translated as MTDQVVVVPVGVVVGGRPEVVDDDWGRETAVIRLDRERFGPEALYGLEDFSHIEVVYHFDRVPEERIETGARHPRGNPDWPLVGIFAQRGKNRPNRLGLSRCRLVKVDGLAVDGPELHVEGLDAVSGTPVLDLKPYMTEFGPRGDHRQPEWATELMREYY